Part of the Salvia splendens isolate huo1 unplaced genomic scaffold, SspV2 ctg901, whole genome shotgun sequence genome is shown below.
gttggcggtgttgagcaaattaattaaattgatgtgattgtcttgaaactccgagtgtcgtcgtgtcttcacacatgacttcactcttctcttggatgcttccgctaaaacaTGATTACTCTTATCGTTGGGTTGATACTGAAACTATTGGATTCTTATTTTGGATATTGAGACATGTTACATTTTGGCTTATTTTGAACCATGCCATTTTGACCTAAATTATGATAGTCATTTTTCATTGGATTTCAATGCTAAAGCGTcaccttttttttcttatacttaattgttcattaaatactttggtcaaacatctttgatgaaaccctagcctattttccttgttgcaatcaagtccgtttaagtcgcgatcgccgcaaTTATTCTACCCTAGAAGGGCGATCGTGACAAACACTATGGTCATTTTACGAACACCGCTCATTATAGAGATTTCCACTCAACTGAGTGACAATCCAACGGCGAAGTTAAACACCCTGGATCTGATTTTAGCTCATTGCACGCCACAATCCATGTGGGTATCTTGCACACCTCAATcagagttcgttaaagaacaCTATGGTCATTTTACGAACATCGCGCATTGTAGAGATTTCCACTCGACTGAGTGACAATCCAGCGGTGAAGTGAAACACCCTGGATCCGATTTTAGCTTACTTTTGGGGTCTTAATAAACATAGATTTTGCATATTTCTAAGACCTAGATTTGACTCGTTTTGCCTGTCAATCTCAAGTTTACAATAAACCATCACCCGTTGGCGCACTCAACGACCGCGACTTCGTTCAGCAGACCGCTTGGCGGGTCCGAATCCAccacttttcattttcaacCCTTTTTCTGCCTTTTTCTAAGTCTATTTATACAATTCTTAaaaaaacacgtcaaaataccgatttgtataaaatatgcaattaaaGTAGATATCTTGTATATATGACATTTAAAATGATCTGAATCTATCCCTTAATACATGCATAATCCATGTTTAACATATACTCAACAAACTAATCAAATATCACAATCGATATAGAATTGGTTGCAAACTAATTAATCAcgtaataaaactaaaaaataggAACATCAAAAACCCAATCAAACCAACAAAAATACGAGTTTATTAAATCCACATTGCTTCCCAGAAATCTCTCCGGATCAAATCTTTCAGGGTCTTCCTAGGCATCTGGATCTCTCCCGATGGCCCACACATTTACAAGAACTCGTGATTTGTTGGGTATGTGGAAGTCGTCCACCTCGCATTCTTCCATTGCCTTGTGGGCAAGGATGGGGCCAACGGGGTGGAGTCGCATGGATTCTTTAATGACACAATCAAGGTATTTAAGGCTGGGGAGATGGGATTCATCCACCCTTTGGTTTAACCCTACAATTTCTTCTAGCTTCTTTTGAAGTTTTTTCTTTGCTTTCGGATGCTTAATTAGTTCAACCATTGCCCATTCCGTTGTTGCTGCCGAAGTGTCCATCCCAGCTAGCACCATATCCTATGTGTGCCACACTACCTTAGATAAGATAATAGCGAGATACAACCAAATAAGATTTGTCTAAGATTTAATAAGGTTGTCGCGACCGCACtccctaaggataggaagcacggtgggtcgcgactaatgggggaattaagaagcggggaagaaagggaaaacaatcaaggggtacgacatgtagagCAAAAGACAAAACTTTATTATCAAATTATAGTCTGagatcacgaagcaacatagttTGAATGAAAATAGTTCAACAAATTAAGGAAACATAAGAGTTttaaaacttgacgtagcggaagcaatatagagttagctactactatgtatgaagacacaatagcaaccggataatttattgaatactatctttgtccaaatgctcaacatcctccgtcccccgtccacgctcaacctgcacatagagaaaacatatgcaggggctgagtacttgatgtactcagtgaactcatgcccaaaatacatttcatccataaagttatgtcaagccaccgttgagtgaaactcggattttactttaaaaatgccgagaaacactaaaatcatttccatcgtaaaacatggctgcagcccatcatcatcatcatcctccatcatttaccatatctgaaccatcatgtgaaacgagaatgtggccacaaactcgatcactggacggctcacgatccccatcagtgcactagtctgagtagggactcactccctagtcagacccgaattcgttaaccatcaaagtctagtaggacattatcctagtagacaatcagatatgcaattcaaaacataaaatacggcatgacataacagttaaaccacccttatctcaccatatacatatcattgcaaataaagagtttaagtaataaaacccacctcaaaagcttagtagTTTCCTTAACaacttctcgatccgactttaacgagcgtgcgaacaacctttttgagaaaattaaagtgcacatcaatctcaagaaagaaaatatttagaatgcatgcactctaattaacgtcttttatctcgtttatCAGTTTTCgcacattttttattattcggcggccgcccaaggcgtcgcgtgcgacgccggtcggccgcttacgctcgttctttcttCTGTTGGCTCATCGTATTTTTTCCACGACGTCGAGAAtgcaactatttctcttcgaaattattttatttcggaatcgggataaattattcataattcGAATTATTCccgaaattaattaatatttcccACGATTAACTTAAATCATTCTTTACGATTAAATCAACGGcccaagacttaattattttcCTCACCTTActtccaattaaattaagaagccccataacaaaaaaaaattaaaggaaaggcccaacttaaataaaacaaaagtgGCCCAACTACTACTCTATCCTCTCCacatctccctctctccctctctctattcttctctctctcaaatcgACGGAAACTGCAGAAACTTCCAGCCTTTGTCGCTTGTTCTGGCTCGCCGCTGCCGTCGGAGTTGCTGCTCGAGTCGCCGGGAAGAGGcgacgccgctgcccgtcgctgTACCCAACGCGTCGCCTGGagccaccgccgctgctgctcgcgGCGTTATTCACCGGAGTCACTGGCCGTCGCCGTCGCTCGCTGCGCTGCTGCTGCCACGGTGAAAAAGCCGCTGCTGTCGCACCGCCTTACAGGCGCCGTCGTCGCTGCTGCCGCCGGATAGCACGGCTGCTGTCGCCGGCATCCTGAACCACTCCGCTCAGCCCCGCACTCCACCCGAACAACCCCTATTAACACCGAAAAGACCCGCAAGGTGTATTTTTATTACCAAGTTATGTTCTTTGGGACTTTCGATGGCATACGGCGAGTGTTCGATTATGTTGATTGTTAAATTGTTTAAATTGGTTATGAAAGTGGATGTATGCACAATATGTATGAATAGCTATTAAAATCTCATGCTTTGTGATAGGAAAGAGATTATACCTCAAAATGGTTGAACTTGATTGTGAAAACACAAAGGATGGTAGCAATTTCTCCCCCTTCTTCTCGACACTCTCCCTCTCGACTCCCaccccctttttttcttttgcttgaAAAGTTGAAGTGGTAGGATAGGGAGGAAGATGAATGAACATAGGTTATAACATGGGTGACTCTTAGTTTTGTAGAATTAAATGTGGGAGGTGGAAGGTGAAGAAGTGGAACTGGAGGGTCTCCACTTGAAGGGGCGTCGACCATGTGGGAgaggaagaaaagaagaagagcttcttgggcttgctcccatttgtttggaaagATTTGGGCTCCTAATTAATTGTAAGTCCAAGtttgtataattattaattGGTTGGACTTGTTGATTATTatggcccaaagccattttAAATAAACATTTGGACTCTAATTCATCATTTGAGAATTTCCAagtgtattattattatattgcaTTCTTGATCACTAATTAAAGTTCGTAAACCTTAAAAAAccttggtgttgttccaagtaccataaatactatactttatAACAACAAAACGAGAGGCGTAGAATAACGACAAAATTTTATGTTTATTAAAACAAGACATattaaattagtacttaaaaagtacgggcgttacagtGTAATTATGAACCCCAAAATACATTGTCACATACCGAGGTTTTGAGAAAAAATTAATCGAACAACAGATAAGATTAGTCATGGCCTTTAATCATCAGTATTTATGGCAACCGAACAACCcccaaataaacaaataaaactaaaatcatGACGATACCAGTAGCACGGCCTTCACATGGCGACGGTCGAATTCGAATCCAGCCTCGCCCGAGTCGTGAATAGCCATGATCGTATCCACGAAATCATAACTCCTCTCTTTCTTCTCAGCATGTTCACCAATAATCCTCTCAATAAACCTTATTGTGGTAAAAGCATATCATAGTATAGAAATTTCTGTAGGCTAGAAATGTTGTTTTATTAATTGAGTAAGATCTATATAAACTTAGTATACAACCACACCTTTTATAATGCTACAAAAATAACTACCAAATACCTACTTTCCTAATAAATAGGAACTGTCACATAACTGACAGTGTCCTAATCTAATAATAATAACCAACTCCTAACTTATCCAATATTTACAGAATTAATTGAATCAACTTTCAACACTCACCCTTGATTCAAACTCACATATTCCTAACTGAGATGTGAAAAACTGATGTTTAGCTTGCGGAAGCGATTTGGTGAAGATATCAGCGGTCTGCTCATTTGTACCACAAAACTTCAGTTGAATATTTCCATCTGCAACCAGCTTACGAATGAAGTGGTGCTGCACATCTACGTGCTTTGTTCTGCCATGAAAAGCTGGGTTTTTCGCCATTGCAATAGCAGACCTGTTGTCACAATATATAACTGTAGCATCATTGTGATCAAGGGGAAAATCAGTAAGTAATTTTTGAAGCCACAAAGCCTGGTATGTTGCTGATGTAGCTGCTGCATACTCTGCTTCAGAGGATGATAGGGCTATTGTTTCTTGCTTCTTTGAACTCCAAGTTACAGCCCCGGAACCAAGGCGGAAAATATTTCCTGATGTGTTTTTTCTATCATCTAAGCACCCTGCCCAATCACTATCGGTATGCCCAGCCTATTTGAAGTCTGACACTTTAGTATACCATATTCCAAATTTTACTATACCTACAACATAACAGAGTATTCTTCGAGCTGCACCAAGATGTTGCTTCGTTGGATTACGCATGTATCTCGACACTACACTTATAGGACAATCGATGTCAAGCCCTGTATGAGTAAGGTAGTTAAGTCCTCTAACTAGACTTCTGTACATTGTACCGTCAGCATGTTCAATCAACACGCTGCAACTTCTCGTTAACATTAATCGGTGTTGCTGCAATTTCACAATTGCTCATGTGAAATTTCTTCAACAGATCAGTAGCATGCTTTTCTTGACAAAAAAAGATTCCATCCTTGATTTGCTTCACCTCAAGTCCAAGAGAAAAACTTAGCAAACCTAAGTATGTCATCTGAAACTCATTCATCATATTAGACTTGAACTCATCCACCAATAATTGAGA
Proteins encoded:
- the LOC121791762 gene encoding cytochrome P450 71AU50-like, producing the protein MVLAGMDTSAATTEWAMVELIKHPKAKKKLQKKLEEIVGLNQRVDESHLPSLKYLDCVIKESMRLHPVGPILAHKAMEECEVDDFHIPNKSRVLVNVWAIGRDPDA